ATAAACACAAAGGGGAGCTTTGGTGTGATGGCTTagtatgtttttttgtaaactTGATGATGATATTTGTTAAAATCCATTTAAACTACCCTGGGTGTTTTTTCTCTTGAAAATAACACATCTTCTTCTGTAATATttcaaaaaatattaaaatgaagcTGCCTTAGGTAAAAATCAGTATTAGGTGGTTAcgtgcaacaaacacacaggaaaacaacaacaatgtcaTATCAGCTAGAAAGGCTTCTAAAATCTGCACATAGGCCCTGATGGGACAGTGGAGTGATTTTTAGTGTATAAGCAGCTctttctgtcagggtttgtgtccTTCGGAGATTGTATACTCTCCTGAATTAAATCTGCAATCCAGATATTACAGTGCTGTTTCTGACCTTTCTGTCCTAGTGACCTGATCTCAGAACAGATTGAACTGCTTCACATGAGGAAGAATGTGCATTAGCAGGGAAACCTCGCTAGTGTTGCTGCACAGTTTAGTTTAATGTAAGAACTGTAAACAAGAGATGCAAATATAATATATGATAATAATGAATATGATGATGATATATGAGGGGTTGAGTAAAAAAAGtgataatgaaataaataaaatggggTGGTTTGCCGTTATTCACTCCAGATTCTTGGAGGTAATGATACTGTGGTGAGAACACAGCGTCCTTAAACATTGGAATCACAGAACATATCAGGTGTCCACTCAGGATTTGGATTCTCATTGTTGATTATTTCGTTTCTGTTGTGatcttctctcctctgctgtcattGGTTGCTTTACCTACATGCCTGCAGCAATGAGTCTGGTTTAACTCAGGCTGTAGCTGACAGTTATACCACTTCTGACCCATCAGAAACAACTGGCACCCTCCAGGTCTTTCACATAAAGCTAACCTAGatgtgccaaaaactgcagttcaatttgtggccacctTAGGTTGGCACCTAAAAATAAGTGAATCCCCCTtcacctccatgttaaaatgtccagaaATAAATTGTTGTCCTCTAAAGATAATGTTGCCCTGACTGTACATTAGCGACTTCATGTAACTGATTAATTTACATTATATTAAAGCAGCCAGAGGTTGGCGAAAATGACTCCACAAATTTCTACCTGATTATGTTGATTACTTGACCGACTGTAAAACCAGGTCCACTCTATCATACACATGATCAAAATAATTATGCATAACAGTTGTTCATGAGCAGAGCCTTATATCCACCAAGCAACACCTTTGTATGTCTGCACCCTGATATTCTGTGTGAGCATCAGCAGTGTTCAAACAAGCCTGCTGCCTGACATTTCCATTaatgtcagtgctgctgagtgTGGGAGACGGTTTCTGCATTCAATATAATTTCTCCTTCTGCTGAATGTCATTGCACCTCAGCTCGGAGAAATGGAAAATAACATTTGCATTGAGGTGACTGAGACTCCACACAGCTCGTTATATGAAATTAAACATCATACTGTTTTAGCATAAAATACTTTTGATCACAACTGACATCCAGTGGCCTGTTCTTTAAAGGAGTGACTCGGATATAATCCTTCAATGATCATTGATCACTGTTCTGACAGAGGCTTCATCTTTTCCATTTCTGTGTCTGGTTTTACTCCCCACCATCTATTTTAGGAGCACTGTTAGCTGCTTCATTTCACAGGATGTGAATCAGGAATAGAAGTCAGCTTTATTGGAATTTCTTGAAATAATTGTGCCCCCTGGTTCATCCTAACTATAAGGAAGGCATTTCTTTAAATAAGCTCAGTCTTTAGCTTTAAATAACTGATTCCAATGCTACATTCCACCCTCTTTTGAAGACATAGCATtgtttataaatatttaaaattggAATTAAAAAAACTGGACTCAGAGTTTCTTTGTAACGTTTTGTTTACAATCAGTCTTAATGCATTTTTTGTTGTGCTTTAAGGTGACAGTGACTCATAATATGTAATGAATCAcatttaaacagacacacagtcagttaACTAATTCATTATGTGCAGCAGTATTAGCATCTGTCAAACCCTAGTCGAGACCATTCTGTAGAGCTTTGTGAAAGAGGAAAGGACCTGAACATGCTtccttttctttaattaaacacAGGACAAAAGGTTGCTAGGAAACTGACTTGAGAAGAAATCATATCTGACACTATCGGCATGGCACTGGTGCTTAGACATCCCGCTGCAGAAAGCCTGCAATGTCCTTGATAAAGCTGCTGCAGTCAGTTACATTTGAATGTGGAGGTATTCAAAGCAGTGCAGTCAGTATGTATTGAGTGGAGTTTCATTTCTTTGCCAGGGTTAACAGGTGCACACAGAACTTAAGTCCTTTGATCATAACACGCaagtgtgttttctttacacAGTGTGTATGGTGGTTTAGAGCTAAGAATGAGCCCCTACATGATGCACCATATTGTCTTTATAGAAGCTCACTACGATACGCTGACTCTAGTAAAAGTGATCAGGGATGTTCATTTTTGCTTAGATTCACTGTCCTCAGGATTTAAGATGTAGACTAGACTTATGGaattacagtaaaaaataacattgagcACCAGTAAACTCTTCACACATTCAAGCCCTTCGTAGATGATTGTGTTTTCCAACTGAGTTTGGTTCTGGAAGTGAACTGAAAAGGGAGACTTATTTCCTCTGAGCTCTGTGGTCACACAGTAGCTGAGAGAAACAGGGAACCCTCCTGCTTTTTATCATGCAGTTGTAAAGCTTTGCATTGATAAGCTGTAGTTTTGTAAGAAGAGGCCATTGTATGTGAATGAGGTGCACACTGCTTTTATAGGTGCTCTTGCTACACTGGTAATACTCCATAAACATGAAAATGCACTGTTCATTACTAGTGCAAAAAGTATGTTGTTTCATTGCTCagacatcattttatttaaataaagcacgTAAATAGGATGTTTGATGCTGCATCGGTGTTTCCCATTGTTTCCTTAAAAAACCTGGTTAGTGCAGCAAAATCTTCACGTATAATATACGTTTTACGTTTTGTATATGTACGTTTTGTGTTCATTTGATTTGCTGCCATAAACAAAATCCACCAAGGCCATAAGGCCACCAAAATCCTTACTGGGAGACACTGGGAGAAAATGGACACACAGTCAATCAGCTTTTTCCCAGTAAAATCCTCTGTGTGGTAGCTGTGCGTACAGCAGAAGAGCAAATTCTCTTGCTTGCCAGCATGGAGAGATGTCACTCCAGTGTTAACCACCATGGTTGTCAAGTTGGTGTTATCACACATACACCTTTTATCACAAATGAcacctttaaaggtagggtaggagatttaattctgatgcactttttgttaaattagtgtaacttctctttacaatccgatagcaaccgattagtttggcagtttcgctttaaaacgaagaatattaatcatctgtggaagctataaaacgctaaaaacatcagccaatcctacgaggtgcaCCTGAGCaaagtattggctggttgtcactctcttcctgctctgcgcacatcAGAGAgatacgtgcatgatggccgaagtcacagactggttgggaggcgtggcttcggggtaagcTCAGAGAGAAacgggcatgtgtttactttctggctgactctcactgagttttcaaaatctcctaccctacctttaatccaAATGATGTATTGatgattgtgttgtttgtattgaTGAAGATTTAACTGCTCCtgcaagcagcttcatcatttctaactgtttggtagggaaacaggtttatatgtggtagAGGACCTCAGTggaccacatataaacctgtttcCCTACCAAACGGTTAACGCTGATAAAGCTGCTTGcaggagcagcaaaacgtcttcaggAGAACTCTACATGTCCAGATGTCTTGAACCTTTTGAATGAataatgacctggatgactgagaatcttcattaaGATGTATAGATACAATAGTTTCAAAAACCTTCAAAGTGATAGGTAGCTGCAGCTAATAAAAATAGGTAAGAAAGAGAACAAAGCAGAGATGCCACAGTTTAAtgtcacactgctgcagctgtttttattATCACAGACAGTTTAAGGAATATCAGAATAACAGCCCTAATCTCATTTTGCCCATTCATCCTCTCTACCTGACACAACAGTCTGAAACAAGCCCTCCATCCTTGACTTGTATATTTGTGTGGTGACACCCCCTCCCATCGGTGATGTCACATCTCCTCAGTTGCCATGGAAGTCGTCATGGTAACGGGTGTCTAGGTTCCTGTAGCAGAGATGAGAGCGGTTCTAATGAGGGAGCTTAAATGGGTTAATATTGATAGCTGGGTCTAATTATTTTCCCTGTGGCATTGAGAGTACTTTGAGAGGCTCTGCGGGATGGAGGAGTCTGGTTTTATTCTGCTCTGCATGGGGCTACTGTTCTCAGAAaacagtatgtgtgtgaagtgaatGGATGCACTGTCACACCAGAACAACAAGGGCGACAGATACTCCCTATGGGAAGCCTTTACAGCAGTGCTGTGATTCTCAGTGAAAGAACAAACCCAACAAACTCCACTTCGTTCATTAACAGTGAAACTGATGAACAGTAGACAGATCTTATAGACTTAGATGTGTATAGTTTAATACTATTATTACTGACCCTAATGAGGCAATGTGATCTAAAGATAACTCCCTccgaggcctgtgtgtgtgtgtttgggcggAAGGGTCTGATCATGACTGTTCTCTTGAGAGCTTCTATGTCAGCAACTGTACAATTTTCCTGCCACATTGTGATGCAGTAGGTCAGCAGCCTTTTTGTAGTGCGCTGGTAAAAAAGAAGCACAAGCAATTATCTACAGAAACCAACCTGATCAATGTGACCAATGTCATGCCTTTCCCTGTAATTTGAGTCCTATGGTCCTGTCTTACCCCAAGATGTTTGGTTTCCAGCTAAAGAGCTTCTGACCATATGTTAAAAGAGCCATGGGGGGAGTGGTTATCACATGAGGTTAAAGTCACATGAGGTTTCACaaatttatgaaaaaaaaaattaaaaatgtcacatttacaaGAAAAATACTAATTTACCGGAAAAAACAAGAGCAGAcatgaaaaagacaaaaaaataaaccctAATGGTATTTCATTATTCTGATCTTCACCTTAGCacaaagtttttattttattttccgtTATTGAACTGAATTCATTTGAAAACAAAGAGTGGAAATTGAAAATTTGAAGTGATGAAAAGTAATGGGTATGCTGTATCGCATTCCACAGGATCTCATCTGTGCCCTCGAAGTTTAGACTGCGCCCGGGCAGGACGACACTTCTGCCAGCCGGGCAGCGCTCGATGTGGCCCATGTCTGCGTCCTCTGGTGGAGAACTCCCATGGCCGCTGTGTGGTAAAGAGGAGGCATATTCCTCACCCTGCTCCATCCATTAAAGGTAGGTGATGTCAGCTTCCCTTTTCCTCATTTAGCTGTGTGTGGCAATACAATTGAGACTGTTCAGTGTTGTTCAGAAGTGTAAATGTATGTACGTATTGTGTTTAGGTAGACttatacattttgttaatacaattcttgaatgttttttatttacataggTGTTGTTGTACTTGTGTTTTTGGGTGACTTTGGTTGAGTAGACCTTCAGCAGTGTCTTGTTTGAGCCTCGATGAGACAGCTCTAGCATCCTTCATCCCCAATTCTGTCACCACCTAGACAGAAAGAAAGTAGGACTTATCCATCATTCTCGCTGACTGACTGACCCATTGTATCATGCCCTGACTGCTCTGATGCCAGCTGAACAACCCACAACAGTGATTCAtcattcattttgtttctcCACCTAAAAGACACTTCAATGCAGAaatgagaaggaaaaaaagcctTTTCCAGGATAcacaaacctgtgtaaacacacGAAAAGGGAGCAAAAATTGCAGTTGATTATACTTCATTTTGACACTGATCCAAATTCTCACTGAAGCAACAAATGTGCATTTATTCATTGCTGAAAATAGTCTCTTTACAAATCCACTCTTACAGGACTGTATTATATAATCTGGAAAGATGTGGATATCAACTACAACTACTTTGTACATGCTGTGTACATATATGAGCTCTGTTTTGGACGATTATGTCTAATTTAGAATGCCTAAAAGGTAGGGAATTAAAATTGAAAGGTACATTGAAGTTTTGCTGGTTTGGATATTttctaagaaaagaaaatatgtaaTTATTATGCCTTGCCTTCCCTTTATcagttgtttaaaaaatgtctgctAACCATATCTgggatctgctctgtgtgttgggttgtgttcagtctgactgccccacacacactgttgacTGTACGTGTGGTAACATGCAGCAACATCCTGGCTTTTTGTTGCCTCTTATccccacatcctcctcctcttctttctccttcacGTTGCCATAGTGACACGGTTCATTCATGATTCCGAGGAATCCCTGCTTCACCACCCATTTCTGCCTCTCTCATTTTattgtctctttttctccttgTTGCCACCCACCCACTCACTGGGTAACCGTGCATGACAGCAGAGCACAGAGCCATCCACCCACAAACAGATTTGTTCACCCACTCACACAGAATattaaagatatatatatataacaaatacACTTATTAAATACATCTGACACTTTTCAACCCAGGTCCCGCCTTCTACACACATTATCATCCTCCCACATACTACACAGAGTTAAGTGTGCACCGCACACTGCGTCACTCTCAGCTTTCACGTCTGTGTAAATTCTCCCCCTCAGCTCCCCAGCAGTGTGATCTGCAGTGCAGTACAGGATCACAGGGGTGGAGGGGGCACTTACACTAGTTCACCCATTAGAACAATTAAGTCTGCAGTTATATTTTGTATCACATGAGGGCAGTGTtatcttattttgaaaaatatggAGACTCTTTGACTTATAACTCTACACCAAATACTAAAGGCATGTATTCTGGTTTTGTGTTCTTCCAGGTAAGGTGAGCACCTACCCTGACCTAGATGAGGAGATTGACTTCCTTTCTGCCATAATCAGTGAACAGAGAACTGAATCCAGGCCGCCAGGTACTGGACAAAGCCACCCATATTTGTTTTGTACATGCCTGTGTACATAATGATGCCAATTCCAACTTTTCCTTGTCTCAGCTCCACTGTCTCAGGATGGTAAATCCCAGGAGTTCCATCGGCCCAGCTCTGCCTACAGGACATTTCCCATGGAGCAACCCACCAGGCAGGGCGACTCCTTCAACAGCACAGCTCTACCCACAACTGCCGCCACCACAAACCACACCCCAACTCTGCTCAGCAATCCAATGATCCTCCCCTACCCCTCAAATGACCATGTCTTTATCAGTGAGTATTTTATAACTTTAGCCATGAGTGTATCTCTGTCATACCATGCAGTGTGGTGGACTGGTATGATGTGAAGCACTTCAACTTTAGTGCAATTATCTGTTCTTTTACACCAGCATGATTGGTACTTCATGAGAATCATACCAAACTGAAAGTCTGaaacacaggatgcagtgggTTCACGCTGCATTTGGAACCACAACCTGTCAGATTTCTTTGTGAGCTGTGGAAGGTCACTGAGTCCACATTGTGGAAAAACTAGGGACACTTTCTTACCAGAAAATCTAGCCATACAATATCCattgatttatatttattaagaaaactttttttattattctgagACTTTCTAGCATGATGATTTCCCAGCCCAATAAAAGCACAGTAGGATAACTGTAAAACTTTACTTCCACACATCAGACAATCCAGTCAAAGATTCTTTTGATAAAAACAGAGGCGAGGTTGTTTGGTTCTAAAAAGATGGGTtgcttcatgttttctttggtCAGTGGTTTAATGTTCATGCAACTTCTCTGAAGACTGAGGCAAAAAAGTGAGTAGTCTTTGTTAGAGCTGTACACTGCGGAACATTTAGATTAGTTTAGTaaaatgttcttctttgtttgctACTGCAGGGTTACACAAAAGAGAACTCCTACAGTATATCACTGCCCATCAGTTCTACCACACTCCATTACTGTGTTCAATGTCGTTTTCTTTTTTGGTACAGCAGGGCCAGGACTCTCACACTGAAACTCAGATTGCTTAGTCCTCTGAGCTTCCAGTCAGGGATCATGTCTTCCTCTAACATTAGCAGACCTTCACAGCATTTCTTTCTCATAAccgtctgtttgtttttcttctcagtCATGAGCAGCATCTTCATCGGGGCTGGCTTTCTGGCACTGATCGTGGCAGGGGCTTGCTGGGTCAGGTAAGATAAAATTCTGTCATCTCTACAAACCTGCATGAGATATCTGTCCTTTCACCATTTGACAATATCAAATGGTAGGCAGcagtaaaacttaaataaattcTCAAACCCAGTATTTAAGGGGAAATAAAAGATGACATAAGTCACAGTCTCCTATTTTCTCCTTTATATTTTATGAACAAAACACATCTGTACAGTTGGTGTAAAGAGAGAAATTATTAGTGGAAACTCAAACCtaggacattttttttctttacctttcAGCATGGAGGTCTTGGTAGccctgcagtttttggcacttgtCAGTGCTGCAGGTTATCTTAGTCTGTGTCTTACTGATATAATCTGTTGTAGAATTAAATAGTTAACTTGGttactctgtttttttttgtcacagacTGCATAAAGGTATGCGTCTAACACAGAAGGTGGACTATCCTGCATATGGACTGATGAGAGCCCAAACCTTTGAcaatttggtgagtggtaaattgatgttgtaaaaaaaaaaaaggtcacgcATGGGACACAACAAGGTGAAGTTGGGGTGAAATACCTTGGTCCTACATCAGATTGATCTCCCAATGCCATGAAAGATAACAATCAGCAAGCCGCATGACAAAATCAAATTAGAATTGgaacagtgtgtcagtgtgcagcagtgtgagcCCGAGGTTAAGGTTGGAGACCTCCTCAGTGTGATTGTCCCACAACTTCCTGCTGAGCAGCACATGTCAAAAGGACAAGCACTTCTGTCCTTTCAACAGTTTGGAGCACATACACGTGCAGCAGGGAAACATGCTGCAAAGTAAATGTCATCTGAATAGTGTGAGCGGATGTGAGTAAAGACCACTGATTTTCTGCTGTCCCCTCTGCCCTTCATATTTGCTAGCCTGGGGACAAGAAGCTGGCCCACAGTGCCCAGATGTACCACTACCAGCACCAGAAGCAGCAGATGCTGTCCCTGGAGAAGT
The genomic region above belongs to Parambassis ranga chromosome 9, fParRan2.1, whole genome shotgun sequence and contains:
- the npdc1b gene encoding neural proliferation differentiation and control protein 1, with protein sequence MRAPLLGRAAVFAAMLALSTCLTGSHLCPRSLDCARAGRHFCQPGSARCGPCLRPLVENSHGRCVVKRRHIPHPAPSIKGKVSTYPDLDEEIDFLSAIISEQRTESRPPAPLSQDGKSQEFHRPSSAYRTFPMEQPTRQGDSFNSTALPTTAATTNHTPTLLSNPMILPYPSNDHVFIIMSSIFIGAGFLALIVAGACWVRLHKGMRLTQKVDYPAYGLMRAQTFDNLPGDKKLAHSAQMYHYQHQKQQMLSLEKHRDEQKVPDSGASTDEENEDGDFTVYECPGLAPTGEMEVRNPLFDDSTLYLQRFHK